The following proteins are co-located in the Paralichthys olivaceus isolate ysfri-2021 chromosome 10, ASM2471397v2, whole genome shotgun sequence genome:
- the LOC138411893 gene encoding uncharacterized protein, whose protein sequence is MPKNKSGRVPDHEKLFEDLLEEKQNLDSKNMHLAHENASLKIAMSCKEASWKKEKESMQNADYEKLKEELQLDLQDAKKELRLQEKDYRSLSTRCQSQQAEIHKIRRDLKQRCNHVNELEYSIKQREQVIDRTVHEKMALEEEINELTTKLKAMGTKVLQNEPDWQSEIKALKHELSREQAEKEAGSSRIKELERQLKVTEEKWVTKHEARIVQTDQLINSLTSQNKALEASNKKLLSMQQAMEARILQNKTEWETKVNTLEDHLSSERVEKEAGSNRIKELERQLKVTEEKWVTKREARIVYTDQVINSLSSQNMALEASNQRLISVQQAIEARILQNKTEWETKVNTLEDHLSSEQAEKEAGFTKIKELEKLVSNTEQMWAAKHEADILKLLILKQIKLQVSHISSV, encoded by the exons atgccaaagaacaagtcaggaagg gtgccagaccacgagaaattgtttgaggacctccttgaggaaaagcagaatttggattctaagaatatgcatctggctcatgaaaatgccagtctgaagatcgccatgtcctgcaaagaagcttcatggaaaaaggaaaaggagagcatgcagaatgcagattatgaaaaactcaaggaagaactacagctcgaccttcaggatgccaagaaagagttgaggctccaagagaaggactacaggtccttgagtactcgttgtcaaagccagcaggcagagatccacaagatcagacgtgacctcaagcaaaggtgcaaccacgtcaatgagctggagtactccattaaacagagggaacaggtgatcgacaggacagtgcatgagaaaatggcactggaagaggaaatcaatgagctcacaaccaagctcaaagctatggggacaaaagttctccagaacgagcctgactggcagtcagaaatcaaggctctgaagcacgagctcagccgtgagcaggcagagaaggaggctggctccagtagaatcaaggagctggagagacagctcaaggtcacagaagagaagtgggtgaccaaacatgaggccagaattgtccaaacggatcagctgatcaacagtctcaccagtcaaaataaggcactggaagccagcaacaagaaactcctgtccatgcagcaagccatggaggcaaggatcctccagaacaagactgagtgggagactaaagttaacactctggaggaccatctcagtagtgagcgggtggagaaggaggctggctccaatcgaatcaaggagctggagagacagctcaaggtcacagaagagaagtgggtgaccaaacgtgaggccagaattgtctatacggatcaggtgatcaacagtctcagcagtcagaatatggcactggaagccagcaaccagaggctcatctccgtgcagcaagccatcgaggcaaggatcctccagaacaagactgagtgggagacgaaagttaacactctggaggaccatctcagtagtgagcaggctgagaaggaggctggcttcacaaaaatcaaggagctggagaaactggtcagcaatactgagcagatgtgggcggccaagcatgaggcagacatactaaagctgctcattctgaaacagatcaagcttcaggtaagtcacatcagctctgtttga
- the LOC138411852 gene encoding uncharacterized protein, producing MPKNKSGRVPDHEKLFEDLLEEKQNLDSKNMHLAHENASLKIAMSCKEASWKKEKESMQNADYEKLKEELQLDLQDAKKELRLQEKDYRSLSTRCQSQQAEIHKIRRDLKQRCNHVNELEYSIKQREQVIDRTVHEKMALEEEINELTTKLKAMGTKVLQNEPDWQSEIKALKHELSREQAEKEAGSSRIKELERQLKVTEEKWVTKHEARIVQTDQLINSLTSQNKALEASNKKLLSMQQAMEARILQNKSEWETKVNTLEDHLSSERVEKEAGSNRIKELERQLKVTEEKWVTKREARIVYTDQVINSLSSQNMALEASNQRLISVQQAIEARILQNKTEWETKVNTLEDHLSSEQAEKEAGFTKIKELEKLVSNTEQMWAAKHEADILKLLILKQIKLQVSHISSV from the exons atgccaaagaacaagtcaggaagg gtgccagaccacgagaaattgtttgaggacctccttgaggaaaagcagaatttggattctaagaatatgcatctggctcatgaaaatgccagtctgaagatcgccatgtcctgcaaagaagcttcatggaaaaaggaaaaggagagcatgcagaatgcagattatgaaaaactcaaggaagaactacagctcgaccttcaggatgccaagaaagagttgaggctccaagagaaggactacaggtccttgagtactcgttgtcaaagccagcaggcagagatccacaagatcagacgtgacctcaagcaaaggtgcaaccacgtcaatgagctggagtactccattaaacagagggaacaggtgatcgacaggacagtgcatgagaaaatggcactggaagaggaaatcaatgagctcacaaccaagctcaaagctatggggacaaaagttctccagaacgagcctgactggcagtcagaaatcaaggctctgaagcacgagctcagccgtgagcaggcagagaaggaggctggctccagtagaatcaaggagctggagagacagctcaaggtcacagaagagaagtgggtgaccaaacatgaggccagaattgtccaaacggatcagctgatcaacagtctcaccagtcaaaataaggcactggaagccagcaacaagaaactcctgtccatgcagcaagccatggaggcaaggatcctccagaacaagtctgagtgggagactaaagttaacactctggaggaccatctcagtagtgagcgggtggagaaggaggctggctccaatcgaatcaaggagctggagagacagctcaaggtcacagaagagaagtgggtgaccaaacgtgaggccagaattgtctatacggatcaggtgatcaacagtctcagcagtcagaatatggcactggaagccagcaaccagaggctcatctccgtgcagcaagccatcgaggcaaggatcctccagaacaagactgagtgggagacgaaagttaacactctggaggaccatctcagtagtgagcaggctgagaaggaggctggcttcacaaaaatcaaggagctggagaaactggtcagcaatactgagcagatgtgggcggccaagcatgaggcagacatactaaagctgctcattctgaaacagatcaagcttcaggtaagtcacatcagctctgtttga
- the LOC138411843 gene encoding uncharacterized protein, translated as MPKNKSGRVPDHEKLFEDLLEEKQNLDSKNMHLAHENASLKIAMSCKEASWKKEKESMQNADYEKLKEELQLDLKDAKKELRLQEKDYRSLSTRCQSQQAEIHKIRRDLKQRCNHVNELEYSIKQREQVIDRTVHEKMALEEEINELTTKLKAMGTKVLQNEPDWQSEIKALKHELSREQAEKEAGSSRIKELERQLKVTEEKWVTKHEARIVQTDQLINSLTSQNKALEASNKKLLSMQQAMEARILQNKTEWETKVNTLEDHLSSERVEKEAGSNRIKELERQLKVTEEKWVTKHEARIVYTDQVINSLSSQNMALEASNQRLISVQQAIEARILQNKTEWETKVNTLEDHLSSEQAEKEAGFTKIKELEKLVSNTEQMWAAKHEADILKLLILKQIKLQVSHISSV; from the exons atgccaaagaacaagtcaggaagg gtgccagaccacgagaaattgtttgaggacctccttgaggaaaagcagaatttggattctaagaatatgcatctggctcatgaaaatgccagtctgaagatcgccatgtcctgcaaagaagcttcatggaaaaaggaaaaggagagcatgcagaatgcagattatgaaaaactcaaggaagaactacagctcgaccttaaggatgccaagaaagagttgaggctccaagagaaggactacaggtccttgagtactcgttgtcaaagccagcaggcagagatccacaagatcagacgtgacctcaagcaaaggtgcaaccacgtcaatgagctggagtactccattaaacagagggaacaggtgatcgacaggacagtgcatgagaaaatggcactggaagaggaaatcaatgagctcacaaccaagctcaaagctatggggacaaaagttctccagaacgagcctgactggcagtcagaaatcaaggctctgaagcacgagctcagccgtgagcaggcagagaaggaggctggctccagtagaatcaaggagctggagagacagctcaaggtcacagaagagaagtgggtgaccaaacatgaggccagaattgtccaaacggatcagctgatcaacagtctcaccagtcaaaataaggcactggaagccagcaacaagaaactcctgtccatgcagcaagccatggaggcaaggatcctccagaacaagactgagtgggagactaaagttaacactctggaggaccatctcagtagtgagcgggtggagaaggaggctggctccaatcgaatcaaggagctggagagacagctcaaggtcacagaagagaagtgggtgaccaaacatgaggccagaattgtctatacggatcaggtgatcaacagtctcagcagtcagaatatggcactggaagccagcaaccagaggctcatctccgtgcagcaagccatcgaggcaaggatcctccagaacaagactgagtgggagacgaaagttaacactctggaggaccatctcagtagtgagcaggctgagaaggaggctggcttcacaaaaatcaaggagctggagaaactggtcagcaatactgagcagatgtgggcggccaagcatgaggcagacatactaaagctgctcattctgaaacagatcaagcttcaggtaagtcacatcagctctgtttga